The Rhineura floridana isolate rRhiFlo1 chromosome 10, rRhiFlo1.hap2, whole genome shotgun sequence genome includes a region encoding these proteins:
- the LOC133365616 gene encoding GTPase IMAP family member 1-like, producing MSTQLGSWGQKDRSGLGEGKESERRIVLVGKTGGGKSATGNTILGRMKFSSILAVKSTTKACQKENGKWNGWDFSVIDTPAIFDSKIHSQTSPERSHCIELCEPGPHALVFVTQVGRFTAEDEEAVEQVQDVFGMEATKHMVVLFTRKEDLEGDSLQNYVRLSDNKALQKLVEKCGGRICAFNNRAEGAEQKRQVSELMKKIQEVVEENGGRYCSKTRGDRENSKQAKKKRGCSKGLCCCFS from the exons ATGTCAACTCAGTTAGGTTCATGG GGACAGAAGGACAGGAGCGGACTGG GGGAAGGCAAAGAATCCGAACGGAGGATTGTCCTGGTGGGTAAGACCGGAGGTGGGAAAAGTGCCACAGGAAACACCATCCTCGGCCGGATGAAATTTAGCTCCATTCTTGCAGTGAAGTCAACAACCAAGGCCTGTCAAAAGGAGAATGGGAAATGGAATGGCTGGGATTTTTCTGTGATTGACACGCCAGCTATTTTTGATTCAAAAATCCACTCCCAAACATCTCCCGAACGCAGCCATTGCATCGAACTCTGTGAGCCCGGCCCTCATGCTCTGGTGTTTGTGACTCAGGTGGGCCGCTTCACCGCAGAAGATGAGGAGGCAGTAGAACAAGTCCAGGATGTCTTTGGGATGGAGGCCACCAAGCACATGGTTGTCTTGTTCACCCGCAAAGAAGATCTAGAGGGAGACTCTTTGCAGAATTATGTGAGGTTGTCAGATAACAAGGCCCTCCAGAAGCTGGTTGAGAAATGTGGGGGGCGCATATGTGCTTTCAATAACAGGGCAGAAGGAGCAGAACAGAAACGGCAGGTCTCTGAGCTGATGAAAAAaatccaggaggtggttgaggaGAATGGGGGGAGGTATTGTTCAAAAACCAGAGGCGACAGAGAAAACAGTAAACAAGCCAAGAAAAAGAGAGGCTGCTCAAAGGGGTTGTGCTGTTGCTTCTCCTGA
- the LOC133365612 gene encoding uncharacterized protein LOC133365612 isoform X9, translating into MDGNGHGEAVNVLNRCLAATMDWMRTNKLRLNPDKTEMLLVGGSSDQMVDVQPVLDGVALPLKEQIHSLRVLLESSLSLETQVASVARSAFYQLRLVAQLRPYRDRDNLASVVHALVTSKLDYCNGLYVGLPLKTVQKLQLVQNAAARLVTGTRWSEHIKPILSCLHWLPVCFRAQFKVLVLTYKALHGLGPQYLMERLSRYEPTRTLRSRSKALLQVPTPREARRVATRERAFSVVAPKLWNDLFDEVHLAPTLLSFRRQVKTFLFSQPFSMCFIMF; encoded by the exons ATGGACGGGAATGGACACG gtgaggctgtcaatgtgctgaaccggtgcctggctgcgaccatggactggatgaggactaataaactgaggctcaatccagacaagactgagatgctgttagtgggtggttcttctgaccagatggtggatgtccaacctgtcctggatggggttgcactccccctgaaggagcagattcatagcttgcgggttctcctagaatcatctctgtcacttgagactcaggtagcctcggtggcacggagtgccttctaccaacttcggttggtggcccaactacgtccctatcgggacagggataacctggcttcagttgtccatgctctggtaacctctaaattagattactgcaatggactctacgtggggctgcctttgaagacggttcagaaactgcagcttgtgcaaaatgcagcggccagattggtaacagggaccagatggtccgaacatataaaaccgattctgtcctgcttgcattggctgcctgtatgtttccgagctcaattcaaggtgctggtattgacctataaagccttacatggcttgggaccacaatacctgatggaacgcctctcccgatacgaacctacccgtacactacgttcaagatcaaaggccctcctccaggtgcctactccgagggaagctcggagagtggcaacaagggagagggccttctcagtggtggcccccaaattatggaatgatctctttgacgaggtgcacctggcaccaacactgttatcttttcggcgccaggtcaagactttcctcttctcccagccatttagtatgtgttttataatgttttaa
- the LOC133365612 gene encoding uncharacterized protein LOC133365612 isoform X6 has protein sequence MTYQSVQETLWGAMDGNGHGEAVNVLNRCLAATMDWMRTNKLRLNPDKTEMLLVGGSSDQMVDVQPVLDGVALPLKEQIHSLRVLLESSLSLETQVASVARSAFYQLRLVAQLRPYRDRDNLASVVHALVTSKLDYCNGLYVGLPLKTVQKLQLVQNAAARLVTGTRWSEHIKPILSCLHWLPVCFRAQFKVLVLTYKALHGLGPQYLMERLSRYEPTRTLRSRSKALLQVPTPREARRVATRERAFSVVAPKLWNDLFDEVHLAPTLLSFRRQVKTFLFSQPFSMCFIMF, from the exons ATGACTTATCAGTCAGTTCAGGAAACTTTGTGG GGAGCAATGGACGGGAATGGACACG gtgaggctgtcaatgtgctgaaccggtgcctggctgcgaccatggactggatgaggactaataaactgaggctcaatccagacaagactgagatgctgttagtgggtggttcttctgaccagatggtggatgtccaacctgtcctggatggggttgcactccccctgaaggagcagattcatagcttgcgggttctcctagaatcatctctgtcacttgagactcaggtagcctcggtggcacggagtgccttctaccaacttcggttggtggcccaactacgtccctatcgggacagggataacctggcttcagttgtccatgctctggtaacctctaaattagattactgcaatggactctacgtggggctgcctttgaagacggttcagaaactgcagcttgtgcaaaatgcagcggccagattggtaacagggaccagatggtccgaacatataaaaccgattctgtcctgcttgcattggctgcctgtatgtttccgagctcaattcaaggtgctggtattgacctataaagccttacatggcttgggaccacaatacctgatggaacgcctctcccgatacgaacctacccgtacactacgttcaagatcaaaggccctcctccaggtgcctactccgagggaagctcggagagtggcaacaagggagagggccttctcagtggtggcccccaaattatggaatgatctctttgacgaggtgcacctggcaccaacactgttatcttttcggcgccaggtcaagactttcctcttctcccagccatttagtatgtgttttataatgttttaa